tggtgcgatctgatttgccgtttggcctccagggagggggccaaatcctaaattcttcaaaatgccattattcctagtaatgacttgcccgattggcaccaattttatatcataggtacatctaattctaacaactattcaatgtgtcacccgggtcttctttgatttgacctacttttcaaggtcacagaggtcgaatgtactgtaaattggccattttggggaaattgtaattgcttggacctacatcaaacctaacactacatgacacaatacaatgctctttatctatctttcctccacatgaggtgagcacaatggccctggccatttcattcatatcTCAAGTCAAAGCCAAATTTCTCTGGTTTCGTTTCCAGAGTAATTAACCTTGCGCGTGACTACAGTACAAAACGTGATGCATTCGGACAGAAAATCTGTAACTACCCCCTGCACATGCAGACCATAGCACGGCTGGAGGTGGAGACACGAGGTGCCTTTCTCCTGGTGATGGAAGTCGCTCGGCTACTTGGTCTTGATGACTGCAAGATGAAGACAGAGAGAGATCAACAAATGCTTCGGCTGCTGACACCACTCCTTAAACTCTACACAGGGAAACAGGTTAGTCATTACAGCAAATCTGCTCTCGAGGGCTAAAATTTATAACCTCCTGAGATCCTGCACATTTCCACTCATTCCGTGAGGAAATAATTGTAGGCTCATGCTACCAAGTTCCCAGTATGAGGTCTATTGATTCAGGGGAATAATATCATCCACAGCAGGTAGCAAGGTCTCCCAGACCCTGTTTCAAATCGTGTTCTATGTTGtctgtggggggggggctgacGATAGATGGGCTCCGAATAAGTTGATCATAGATCTAAGATGAGACAGGCTGATATTATGAATAGAGTGACAGAACATCGTGGTCATGTCATTGCTTTTTTAGTGGGCTCTCGGGCCCTCCctctaaaaatcttgaaaatctaGATTGATTCTCGATTTTTGGGTAAAGTTACATTTATATGGCGCtagaaatgttcaaaagcgGCCCCCACTAGGAAACCTAATAAAAGCGCTCAGTTTAAATCAGAGTAAATGTGTTTGTGATAAACTTTTACTACTGAAAGTAATGCAAGGGTTTCCAACATTATAGCTAAAAATACGGTCATTTTCTTTACTCTCTTCCATAGGGTGTGTCTGTTGCGTCTGAAGGTCTTGAATGTTTTGGTGGTCAGGGTTACATTGAGGACACCGGATTGCCTGCTATATTACGGGACGTACAGGTAGGCGTATTCCAGGATAGAAAGCATACATTTTTAGCTTATGATATGGGTCTGAAAAGTATCTGTCCGTCGTTCAACCTCTCCATCCATCTGTGAACACAATTGGGCATTTTGCAACTGTAAGGCCTACAGGCACTTCAAACTGGGCATATAAAAATGGGGGTTTTTAGGGAGCGCTTTTCATCGACCTGAGGGTCTGTACCAAAGTATTTCACACCATCTGTCACCATCATAGGCATCTACAGTGGGACTACGGGGTATCAAGTGGCTGCCCTCATTTCAGCGCTCACTGAGCTTGACCTGTGAATGCCATAGGGCGACCAGACCGGGGTTTCGAATCCCACAACCTTTGATTGAGAGTCAGACACCTAAACCAGTATGCCACAGTAGTGGTTTCAGTGGGGGTTGCAATAACCTTCAACCTACTGTAAGCATCCGTAAGGTAGCACTCTCTATAAACCTGCCtttagggcagagacatgtattcatccacaggcggaagtgtggcactgacacaCCGTACtaaactgtgaagctgtggtaaatacatgactgtgatgggtgaaagtggatttattcttcaaactttggtggattcttagtctacagagccaggccataacagggatatactttttgataattaatttaaggaaatattgtgtcagtggccagtttagaacttgtattctaataggcccatattagtctgcgagtgacgatttgatggcaatgctgtacacaaatcaatttttctcaggcaatcggaattggaatgttttaaatttttactattattttgataaaagcctcttcataacacatataaaatttggtgggaattaaagcaccctttgtgtcattttttcaccaacctatgttcattaaaatgtacacagaatgtacacgctggctaatagaggtctctggcctttaggtgttttttttcattctatgtttttattttttgagCCAGATATTTCAGCTGAGCCCCAGACCCTTTGGCCTCTAGTTTGCTTATTCAGGGCAAATTTTTGAAGTGCTGGTTGTTAATTTAAAAATAACACACcgtaatattttctttttcggaAATTGGTTCATTTTCTTATTTTAGGTTTGCTCGATATGGGAAGGAACAACCAACATTCTATCACTCGATGTCCTGAGGTGTATCGCCAAAAGCCACGGTGCTGTGTTACATTCCTTCCACAGCGATGTCTCAGAAAAACTGCTCAATGTATCAAAACGTCCTAACTTGATGCAACACAGCTCAAAGGTTCAACGTGCTTGCGATAGCTTGATGGACTTTTTGAGGAAAAATGCAGATATGTCAATATTAGAAATTGCAGCGAGGGACCTGGCTTACAGTTTGTCAAGAATTTACATCGGTAAGAAGCTTATTGTAATATTGTTGACTGCCAACTTTCCAGTACCTGAGGGACCAAATGGCCAGTAGCAAAAAATTGGTATCCAACCATAAGTGTTTCAGCCCATGCCTTGGTTCAATAGATAATATGGGTagtcaaatggggggggggagggaaaTATCTATTCCGAAACTTTCAGCCTCATATCTATTCTAAACCTTTCAGTTAAACGCAGATGAGCTTTTCAATCAaagctacaacctgagcatttctgactggtacccaTAAAcacacatacagtggaacctcccaaagcggacacctctctattaaggacaacctctctatcaaggacactagttttggtcccaaatcggttgtttccattcaatttgacctctctaatcaggacccctctctattagggtgtcattaatagagaggttcttctgtatatGGAATAAGGCAAGTGAGATGAAAATAACTGCCTAGAGTCTTGAGCTGACTGTGGTGTTCCTAGAAGTGACtttatattttttaaataaCATATTGTAACAGACTCTTAACATCTTCTCCAGCTACACTTCTTCTGGATCATGCCTATTCAGCTGTTTCAACCCCTACTGATGTGGCGGCAGCCATCAGATGGTGCTCCATGGATTTAACGCCAGTTTTAACAAATGCGTCTCTGTACGGGGAAGATGGTGTCAAAATGGACAATGATCTTGTCATGGACGGATTCCTTGGACCTCAGTAGGAAAACGCTGTGAAAGAGTCGCCTGAAGAACGACCTGGTTGGGATTGAAAGTTTCCAGTGAATTTATTACTCAGTTTTAAAAGTTCTGTAGGTTCTGAGTTTGTTTTTTTGACTAGAATTTgaccttttgtcattttgtaatacggagaagaaatgagaatgatacaataattcGAGTGAATTTGATACATTAGTACTACTAGACGAGAGATcgagatttttctgaaatttagtGTTTAACACATCAATAGTTGCTGATACAGATTTGTTGATACTACAGAACGAAGTGAGCTTTTTGTCAACTTCATAAGCTTCATTAAGGATTGTATTACTGGAGTTTTTAACATGAGATAGGTAATCAAAAGTATGTTTGAACATAAAAACAAGGAAAGGATATTGTCCTAGTTCTGCCTTCACTCCGCAGTTTGATGTAAATCTATTAACACCCAAGATCCATTCACAAAATTTAGACAATAATTGCTCAAATGAAAAACGATCCAGttgtttgacaaatttattgCTGTCGTTAATAAGTAGTGATTTGAGAAAAGCGAAACTCCAAATTTTACAATTATACATGAATATTGGCCTGATAAAGCTATTAAACAAACGAATAGCAGTACGAGGTTCTATTTGATTGGAGTTAATTGTTTTCGTCAGAACATAAAAAGCTTTGGagccttttttagctcagctgactaagtcagccgagcttgtcaaataagttgttcagtggcgtccgtctgtccatccatccatccatccatccatccatccatccgtccatccgttaaacccatggtgcacattttgtaaccgtaagacctagagacttcaattttgcatttctggatacttctggtcatactctactttcaaaacaaaatctgtcgccattcgacctacttcctgcgagcgagagtgcatgaaggaaactggcctatatcggcctaggagcagcagaattagtcgaaatatgctctaatattaagataaaattcttgaaaatctattttattgagaaaaagttcaaaattttaacaggagagggcgctacctgccttttaattatttctgccgattcaaattcccgcccgatgacgtcagccatcaatgaagtctcctatttgccagttctcaaaacatggcagctacacaacaaaagcagtagctccaggaataaatcactgttcacttcagcttcgtaatcgattgtacctccactttattgtgttttgtgtggtgttcctattcaatcaacgatgtaaggccttattatgttggttttaattgagaaggtgcattataagcggcgtacgaaataccgaagcggagacaaaatggcggcatgttgtttacgcctggagctcaacgacactcaagtacccaattttctgcttaaaaagtagtctggtaggcgatattatcactagttcgtttcagtggtagtcataaggtctttagagactactttcagaaattagttcttgaaaatttggccacatttctgtgaaaacgatatcggaagtgcatgctttgttcgcgatgacatcgccgatgtattttgaagtatACCTATTCCAAGTGGTGCGCCATCACATGCATGTTATGCTGATAAGATTGGGGGATGTTGCGAATCGCAACTTGCACAACATGCAGAGAGAGCGCACTTGAGTCCCAAGCAGACAAGGGAGGGCGGGTTGGGTAAGATCACACTGTCCTTGGAATAGAATCCCTCATCTGGAGCACAGTTTGTTCCTCTCCGACATCCGTTCGTCACATCCGTCCCTGTCGTGTTCCAAACAATAATGACATTGCCGCTCAGCTCACGTGCACATGACGTCACCCCACTTTGGAAATATACCTATTCCAAGTGGTGCGCCATCACATGCATGTTATGCTGATAAGATTGGGGGATGTTGCGAATCTCCACCCACACAGACTGACTACGCTAACCCCTGCCCAGCAGGTATGCGTGTTTTATACAGAGTTTTATCCCAAACTCATCCCCAAACTCATACATATAAACAAAGCATAGAAAACAGGAAACAAGTAAATCAACTATATTTTGGCTTTATTACGAAATAGGTTTTAACACAAAATAGAATTACAACTGCTCTATATATATACAGtgactacttagttaactggtgcttggtctaaaattttctaagtcactaatagaggcccagaatgggatattgtcgatttacgaccatgtagggcctatactaatcacatttcaatgaagaaaatgacagagttttgattacatgttcatttcttgatctggtcttctgtggccaattttatcaatcaatggttggtatgaaaggcaattgcagttgtgtaatttcctaggccctttaccctaacaatcatattggtcattcctgtagaaagttcaaatcatgaggaacacaacgttgttgttactgctgatgctttcgctctttgtcatgtgtcagtcaatgatggatgctggcaatgatgacgatgatgatgatgatgatgccgatcagcagaatggtgctgcagcagttggtctccctcgacgatgtaacagttacactgttgaagccaggctgcgacatgccttggattgccaaacagcaattgaacatggccgcattctaaatgtcaatgagtatgctaggcgctatcgactatccccaacaacgctcaggagatggatacagaacatcgatgaaatgacggatcaagtggaggaaaatgcagaacgccggcgagtcagaaccgaccatgatggttgttggccggaagttgagaatatcgtgcaccagcattttcaagaacggaggaatattgccctgcccgtttctcggtcggacattgttaatgatgcaacgattgaatttcagaactggtggggccaactcccacacaatgaacttgaggacattgcagcacgtcgccccgaaaggtcccagttttctgcatcagtgggttgggttacaaattttatgaaacggaaaaagattgttttccgccgtaaaacgaaagattccaccactgtaccggctgatgcaccacagagagtgagagaatttcagactggcgttaggcaaactgtagctgacaaccatgtccacacgctcttgaactttaacgaaacgtttgctcagttggacttccctccgatgtatacagctgagaccagaggtacagtagatgtaaatgtgaaaacatcgcgaggaaatgccaaactcgggtgcaccgttggattgacagttggctccaacggagaaaaaccgcctgctcatgttgttttcaggcagccgggcttcgtgcgtcagattagagatttgaacaacattccagataacgtacgggtcacatcctcgaggtctggttgggagaatggagagacactgcaacattggttggacaatgttcttttcccttacattggcgattttgactttaatgacaTCCTTCTGCTTTTGGACAGATTCCGACCGCATCAAGCAGAGGATTTCTGTTACCCAATGGTTAAAGCAGGCATATTGTTAGACAATATTCCTGCTAGGTGTACATCGCTGGCTCAGCCGTTAGATCTCACTATTATGAGGGGATTTAAAGCTATAATGCAAAAGTATTGGAAGTTATGGAAATGTGATGCAACTGAGGCTGACGGAAATTGccgcaaaattacattacaggatgtactcggcattataagtagagcatggaatgatgtagctcctgagtctgcggctaagtcatttcaagtggctggcttaacacctcaaccagatggtcattatcgtgatgatttgttgcttggtgaaaacgaattgtcagactccgataatgatgatgataacttaaattttgacgacaacttggaattgtaaaacagttgtagtgcaaagtaatgaataagtaaatgttgttaatggcatcggttatgtaagtgttagttactttaccccccaagttaaacttttgggcaaaaatctcacatcccctccctgattcaaatgccactttttttagggtttaccctgtaaaaagcttgtaacgacattcattttccatgaaaagcactggccagtgatcgtagtcttggatggactttctgcatgtcggatttcaagctattaaaactttctgagtacttgatgaaagtgatcatagtcaataggtatcaatgccgacatgtgcagtaggctcaagttgtcattattagcccattcatgcttctcaaaaggaatgtaggccctgcacaacccatctggggccttattcatgaagccttcgtaaAATTGTTACTAATAACGATTTACGTGGCTCGTAGTAAGACTTTAGTAACTGCCAAGTAAGACACTAGGTCTTATTCACAAAGCATTATCATCGATTTATTACCGTATTACTTATTAAACCCTTCGTAGGGAAATATTATCAGGTACGCACTTGAGGTGATCTGTATAGAATTGTTACGTAATCCACTTGAGCTCACCTCATTGACTGTTTGTAATAGGGGCATCGAGTATTTATACAGTAATTGGACGTGCTTACCATCATTTGATGGATATTCGCCACCCTGACAACATCATGGAGAAAACCAATAAGAAGAGGAAGACCATTGTCCCACCACCCGAGGAAGGAAAGAAGACCGTTGTCCCACCACCCGaggaaggaaagaggaaacgGGGTGTGAATTTTTCCccaaatgaaattataaagttAGTTGATCTCGTGGAATCGAAGTGGTCCGTGATCAGCAGCAAGTTTTCGGATGTCATTACGCTGAAGCGGAAGTCCGACACGTGGAAAGAAATAACCCTTAAGATCAACAGTGTGGCAAGCGTCCGGAGAACGACCGAAGCAGTTCACCATAAATGGCATGACCTGAAATCGAAGGCAAAACAGAAGGCTGCAAAAATCAATGTACTGACCAAGCGGACCGGGAACAAACCCCTTGGCGATGATGTGTCCGAGTTGACGCAACTCGAGCAAAGGATCGTAGGCCTAATCGGTGTCgaaatgatacaaggaatcgCTACTGGTATGGACACAGAAGAGCTGGACCTACCTGAAGATGACATGAACCAGCAATACCCGTTTTCCCCGTCTGTCACAGAAGCCGATGATGACGAAATTTCTTATTTCGATCAGCATGCGTCACTCTCACTTCAAAAATCGAAGGTAGGTTGGTCGTCTGCGGGCGCTCCAGTTTCCTGCATTACATTTCGCCCGATTTGTCTACAGATTCAAAAGTGCCATCTTAGGCGCTTGGCTCTTGACGAGATATTTCATCCTTACATAGCATTCAATACTTAAt
This is a stretch of genomic DNA from Lineus longissimus chromosome 2, tnLinLong1.2, whole genome shotgun sequence. It encodes these proteins:
- the LOC135482946 gene encoding nuclear apoptosis-inducing factor 1-like — encoded protein: MEKTNKKRKTIVPPPEEGKKTVVPPPEEGKRKRGVNFSPNEIIKLVDLVESKWSVISSKFSDVITLKRKSDTWKEITLKINSVASVRRTTEAVHHKWHDLKSKAKQKAAKINVLTKRTGNKPLGDDVSELTQLEQRIVGLIGVEMIQGIATGMDTEELDLPEDDMNQQYPFSPSVTEADDDEISYFDQHASLSLQKSKVGWSSAGAPVSCITFRPICLQIQKCHLRRLALDEIFHPYIAFNT